In the Mytilus galloprovincialis chromosome 10, xbMytGall1.hap1.1, whole genome shotgun sequence genome, one interval contains:
- the LOC143047218 gene encoding uncharacterized protein LOC143047218, whose protein sequence is MSMKQKYTNMMSKRFHTRPLGHIVPESRVELQVEKALFKTNTRLLSDMITTGRYPQSLYSPYYQQEQTHNLQKRLFQTRSERLRKVNDAEYQAKYTTTIQDRVVSADQTRLDTLRLLQYQTPICDRHYRHDRMTNNNAHCDVLGPYYCTDCIQLKKRKTSAKTHQNNFPNIEVHPRSLVAPDKIDRVLMSREKLLLNGYMSPVMKPEIQATYDENVYLPVYTENEIHERLRNSLRDKSSCSSPRSPRSPLTTYRSSVPKELSASSSTLPLEMKVSVTFAPNKW, encoded by the coding sequence ATGAGTATGAAACAGAAGTATACCAATATGATGTCCAAAAGATTTCATACTCGACCACTCGGACATATTGTACCAGAAAGCAGGGTTGAACTTCAAGTGGAGAAGGCTCTTTTTAAAACTAACACGCGTTTGCTCTCTGACATGATCACCACTGGAAGATATCCCCAGTCCTTATATAGTCCCTATTATCAACAGGAACAGACACATAATTTACAAAAGCGTCTTTTTCAGACGAGAAGTGAAAGACTTCGCAAAGTAAACGATGCTGAGTACCAGgctaaatacacaacaacaatTCAAGACAGGGTTGTAAGTGCCGATCAAACAAGGCTCGATACATTACGATTGCTTCAATATCAAACACCCATTTGTGACAGGCATTATAGACATGATCGAATGACAAATAATAATGCGCACTGTGATGTGTTAGGTCCATATTATTGTACAGACTGTATTcagttaaaaaagagaaaaacaagcGCAAAAACTCATCAGAACAATTTTCCAAACATTGAAGTGCATCCAAGAAGTCTTGTAGCTCCAGACAAAATTGACAGAGTTCTTATGTCAAGAGAAAAACTATTACTGAACGGTTATATGTCTCCCGTTATGAAACCCGAAATCCAAGCGACTTACGATGAAAATGTTTATCTTCCAGTTTATACCGAAAACGAGATACACGAAAGACTTCGCAATTCGCTTAGAGATAAAAGTTCATGCAGTTCACCTCGGAGTCCAAGGTCACCTTTGACAACATACCGAAGTTCAGTACCAAAAGAACTGTCTGCATCATCTAGTACTTTACCTTTGGAGATGAAAGTATCTGTGACGTTTGCACCAAATAAATGGTAA
- the LOC143047215 gene encoding uncharacterized protein LOC143047215 encodes MHRFLTLLLVLVFVVTVNHVECSVSDSHFIGLGYNILLGNPDGGDLSQVGVDPGIKTTRHILRITPDTASKLIVNDGGRTCVTPNNATSIFYGAKSYQKYLLGDIVTFGEGDSSIKPFAFTGSTVFKDVDHRTSLNHNVIRDTISVCNGGRTRYVMPPLYSSLHDISDEFASAVCNLPVTYDRDAYRQFLDIWGTHVIVGVETGTKIVTRYEQTDSQLADFLLSQDIKFGSVSVEDYMGYGSVVYLNVSNFHHNDYHKMHGGQKDASLSIGTASSPQPVAYKLATIATFIHENYFNNASVFLNKGICDEGVTFYLPARQNNTIMALAEYAAAKGILSEPRDPDMKLPITWPHGTYGFYKARTGCPITPSRFAEGWRRQDAEDDSNTNYWTSDIHLAGTMEKNKPVFYFCMKTANENSNYERDWPSGNYCVLKKGGCPTGFTGGSVYWDDEDSSNANGHSGTLPDGEYDSNTRLDFCCRSDGFSKRKILLPIDRPFYLMRYTSTCQEVFGMSVKEEVFSIDTENLFNKDKCSGAHPYDPNCNRNHELHYCYYEYKAPEPVTVSTIIG; translated from the exons ATG CATCGATTTCTAACACTTCTGCTGGTATTAGTTTTTGTTGTCACTGTTAACCATGTGGAGTGTTCTGTGAGTGATAGCCATTTTATTGGCCTTGGATACAACATTCTGCTTGGTAACCCGGATGGTGGAGATTTGTCCCAAGTTGGAGTTGATCCTGGAATAAAGACAACCAGACATATATTACGTATTACACCAGACACTGCATCGAAGCTTATAGTCAATGATGGAGGAAGAACGTGTGTTACCCCAAATAATGCAACTTCAATTTTCTATGGCGCAAAGTCTTATCAAAAATATCTTTTAGGAGATATAGTGACGTTTG gaGAAGGAGACAGCAGTATTAAACCATTTGCATTCACGGGTAGTACAG TTTTTAAGGACGTTGATCATAGAACGTCTTTAAACCATAATGTGATTCGAGACACCATCAGTGTTTGTAACGGAGGCCGGACTAGGTATGTTATGCCACCACTTTACAGCAGTCTCCATGACATCAGTGACGAGTTTGCGAGTGCTGTGTGCAACCTTCCTGTCACTTATGACAGAGACGCCTATCGACAGTTTCTAGATATATGGGGAACT CACGTAATCGTTGGAGTTGAAACTGGAACAAAAATAGTGACAAGATATGAGCAAACGGATTCCCAGCTTGCAGATTTTCTTTTGTCG caagACATTAAATTTGGTTCCGTTTCTGTAGAGGATTACATGGGATATGGTTCTGTTGTTTACCTAAACGTCTCAAATTTTCACCACAATGATTACCATAAAATGCATGGCGGACAAAAAGACGCTTCCTTGTCTATTGGAACAGCCTCTTCTCCACAACCAGTAGCTTATAAACTGGCCACCATAGCTACGTTTATACATGAAAATTATTTCAACAACGCATCCGTATTCCTTAATAAGGGTATCTGTGATGAAGGAGTTACCTTTTATTTACCGGCCAGACAAAACAATACTATAATGGCTTTAGCTGAGTATGCTGCAGCTAAAGGAATACTATCTGAACCAAGAG ATCCGGATATGAAACTTCCGATCACTTGGCCTCATGGTACATACGGTTTCTATAAAGCAAGGACTGGTTGTCCTATTACTCCTAGTAGATTTGCAGAGGGATGGCGGAGACAAGATGCAGAGGATGATAGCAATACTAATTATTGGACCTCAGATATACACTTAGCTG GTACCATGGAAAAGAACAAGCCAgtcttttatttttgtatgaaaACGGCTAATGAGAATTCAAACTATGAGAGAGATTGGCCAAGTGGAAACTATTGTGTCCTCAAGAAAGGCGGTTGTCCTACAG GATTCACAGGTGGTTCAGTCTACTGGGATGATGAAGACTCCAGTAATGCCAACGGACATAGTGGAACCTTACCAGACGGCGAGTACGATAGTAATACACGGCTTGACTTCTGCTGCAG aagcGATGGTTTTTCCAAGAGAAAAATTTTACTTCCAATCGATCGACCATTTTATCTAATGAGATACACCAGTACCTGCCAGGAAGTTTTCGGAATGTCCGTGAAAGAGGAAGTCTTCTCCATAGACACAGAAAATCTCTTCAACAAAGACAAATGCTCTGGCGCTCATCCCTATGATCCAAACTGTAACAGGAACCATGAACTCCATTACTGTTATTATGAATACAAAGCTCCAGAACCAGTTACTGTTAGTACAATCATTGGATAA